From a region of the Calliphora vicina chromosome 4, idCalVici1.1, whole genome shotgun sequence genome:
- the LOC135956743 gene encoding nuclear speckle splicing regulatory protein 1, producing the protein MSKQYGLILPGQQQKPPAREVAREFTKPSIFDESSSESDENGPPQMQMKKAPMGPSLMEKRKAKNLQEKALAEDPTIFQYDELYDEMENKREEEKQVKSKEPKKARYITKLMETAERRKLENELRVERQVQKEREAEGEEFKDKEQFVTSAYRKKLEEMRLLEEQNKRDDYLEAIGDVTKQNDLDGFYRHLYEQKMGTTKEIKKPELQPEITNAGGSDEEGVAYKPIKSGKAPQQRAYRKRQASDDEEVKEKETVLKEEPDKKVHLTNNIDADSDFSIDDSSSESESENEENKAKKAKIPKDSKEQSTAAAEDSKLSKTPSNSIALNLKSLKPEEQTDSKTEKPIKEEIKLPIPSVELLAEEELPPPKPKRDKAEVWRKRTVGEVYVAAVQRYYERKATRNQA; encoded by the exons atgtcaaaaca ATATGGTCTCATCCTTCCAGGACAACAACAGAAACCACCTGCCAGGGAAGTAGCACGTGAATTTACTAAACCTTCCATTTTCGATGAGAGCAGTTCAGAGTCGGACGAAAATGGGCCGCCGCAAATGCAAATGAAGAAGGCTCCCATGGGCCCGAGTCTCATGGAAAAGCGTAAGGCTAAGAATTTGCAGGAAAAAGCCTTGGCAGAAGATCCCACCATCTTTCAATATGATGAATTATACGATGAAATGGAAAATAAGCGTGAGGAAGAGAAACAAGTCAAAAGTAAAGAACCCAAAAAAGCGCGCTACATTACCAAACTTATGGAAACAGCAGAAAGGCGTAAATTAGAAAATGAATTAAGAGTAGAAAGACAAGTACAAAAAGAGCGCGAAGCTGAGGGTGAAGAATTCAAAGATAAAGAACAATTTGTTACTTCTGCGTATCGCAAGAAGTTGGAAGAAATGCGACTGTTGGAAGAGCAAAATAAAAGAGATGACTATTTGGAGGCTATAGGAGATGTAACGAAACAAAATGATTTGGACGGCTTCTATCGTCATCTCTATGAACAGAAAATGGGCACTacgaaagaaataaagaaaccCGAGTTGCAGCCAGAAATTACAAATGCTGGCGGCAGTGATGAAGAGGGAGTGGCCTATAAACCCATAAAGTCGGGTAAAGCACCACAACAACGCGCATACCGCAAACGACAAGCCTCAGATGATGAGGAGGTAAAAGAAAAGGAGACGGTTTTGAAAGAGGAGCCAgataaaaaagtacatttaacCAATAACATAGATGCCGATTCAGACTTTAGCATAGATGATTCTTCTTCGGAATCTGAAAGTGAAAATGAAGAAAACAAGGCTAAAAAGGCCAAAATACCTAAAGACAGTAAGGAGCAATCTACAGCAGCAGCAGAAGATTCCAAACTCTCCAAAACACCCTCTAATTCAATAGCTCttaatttaaaatctcttaAGCCGGAAGAGCAAACAGATAGTAAAACCGAGAAGCCCATAAAAGAGGAGATAAAATTACCCATTCCTTCGGTAGAGTTATTAGCAGAAGAGGAATTACCGCCACCAAAACCCAAACGTGATAAAGCCGAAGTATGGCGTAAACGTACAGTTGGTGAGGTGTATGTGGCGGCTGTACAAAGATATTATGAACGTAAAGCAACCAGAAATCAAgcctaa
- the RpII215 gene encoding DNA-directed RNA polymerase II subunit RPB1, whose translation MATNDSKAPIRQVKRVQFGILSPDEIRRMSVTEGGVMFAETLEGGRPKLGGLMDPRQGVIDRTSRCQTCAGNMTECPGHFGHIDLSKPVFHIGFITKTIKILRCVCFYCSKMLVSPNNPKIKEIVMKTKGQPRKRLAYVYDLCKGKKICEGGEDMDMTKDGQPTDPNKKPGHGGCGHYQPSIRRTGLDLSAEWKHVNEDSQEKKMVITAERVWEILKHITDEECFIMGMDPKYARPDWMIITVLPVPPLAVRPAVVMFGAAKNQDDLTHKLSDIIKANNELRKNEGTGAAAHVIMENIKMLQFHVATLVDNDMPGMPRAMQKSGKPLKAIKSRLKGKEGRIRGNLMGKRVDFSARTVITPDPNLRIDQVGVPRSIAQNLTFPELVTPFNIDRMQELVRRGNSQYPGAKYIVRDNGERIDLRFHPKPSDLHLQCGYKVERHLRDDDLVIFNRQPTLHKMSMMGHRVKVLPWSTFRMNLSCTSPYNADFDGDEMNLHVPQSMETRAEVENIHVTPRQIITPQANKPVMGIVQDTLTAVRKMTKRDVFITREQVMNLLMFLPTWDGKMPQPCILKPMPLWTGKQIFTLIIPGNVNMIRTHSTHPDDEDEGPYKWISPGDTKVMVEHGELIMGILCKKTLGTSAGSLLHIVFLELGHEIAGRFYGNIQTVINNWLLLEGHSIGIGDTIADPQTYNEIQMAIKKAKDDVINVIQKAHNMELEPTPGNTLRQTFENQVNRILNDARDKTGGSAKKSLTEYNNLKAMVVSGSKGSNINISQVIACVGQQNVEGKRIPYGFRKRTLPHFIKDDYGPESRGFVENSYLAGLTPSEFYFHAMGGREGLIDTAVKTAETGYIQRRLIKAMESVMVNYDGTVRNSVGQLIQLRYGEDGLAGETVEFQNLPTVKLSNKSFEKRFKFDWSNERYMRKVFTDEVIKDLSESGNALPQLEVEWEQLCRDREALREIFPNGDSKVVLPCNLQRMIWNVQKIFHINKRMPTDLSPLRVINGVRDLLQRCVIVVGNDHLSKQANENATLLFQCLVRSTLCTKYVAEEFRLSAEAFEWLIGEIETRFQQAQANPGEMVGALAAQSLGEPATQMTLNTFHFAGVSSKNVTLGVPRLKEIINISKKPKAPSLTVFLTGGAARDAEKAKNVLCRLEHTTLRKVTANTAIYYDPDPQRTVIAEDQEFVNVYYEMPDFDPTRISPWLLRIELDRKRMTDKKLTMEQIAEKINAGFGDDLNCIFNDDNADKLVLRIRIMNNEENKFQDEEEAVDKMEDDMFLRCIEANMLSDMTLQGIEAIGKVYMHLPQTDSKKRIIITDTGEFKAIGEWLLETDGTSMMKVLSERDVDPVRTSSNDICEIFQVLGIEAVRKSVEKEMNAVLQFYGLYVNYRHLALLCDVMTAKGHLMAITRHGINRQDTGALMRCSFEETVDVLLDASAHAETDPMRGVSENIIMGQLPKMGTGCFDLLLDAEKCRYGIEIANTMGSSMLGGSGMFFGAVATPSMSPPRTPWIQCGTPKYLSPSGQMSGMTPGGPSFSPSAASEASGMSPIWSPAHPGSSPSSPGPAMSPFLSPSPNVSPPSYSPTSPNYTASSPGGASPSYSPLSPNYSPTSPVYASSSSPRYSSTTPNFNPQSTGYLPSTSGYSPSSPVYSPTSNFQSSSPSYTGSGSNMYSPASAYSPTSSNYSPNSPSYSPTSPSYSPSSPSYSPSSPCYSPTSPSYSPSSPTYTPVTPSYSPSSPNCSASPHYSPASPAYSQTGVKYSPTSPKYSPPSPSYDGSPGSPQYTPGSPQYSPASPKYSPTSPLYSPASPQHSPANQYSPTGSSYSATSPRYSPNMSIYSPSSTKYSPSSPPTYTPTRNYSPASPMYSPTAPSHGYSPTSPAYSPSSPNYEESDD comes from the exons atggctaCAAACGATTCCAAAGCGCCTATTAGGCAGGTGAAACGTGTGCAATTCGGTATACTGTCTCCGGATGAAATT CGACGTATGTCAGTGACAGAAGGTGGAGTAATGTTTGCCGAAACCTTGGAAGGTGGCCGTCCCAAATTAGGCGGTCTTATGGATCCCCGCCAGGGTGTCATTGATCGTACATCACGTTGCCAAACATGTGCTGGCAACATGACAGAATGTCCTGGCCATTTTGGCCACATTGACTTGTCAAAGCCTGTCTTTCACATTGGCTTcattacaaaaacaattaagatTTTAAGATGTGTTTGCTTTTATTGTTCCAAAATGTTGGTGTCGCCCAACAATCCCAAAATCAAAGAAATTGTTATGAAAACAAAGGGCCAGCCGAGAAAACGTCTGGCTTATGTTTACGATTTGTGTAAGGGCAAAAAGATTTGCGAAGGTGGTGAAGATATGGACATGACAAAAGATGGCCAACCGACTGATCCAAACAAAAAACCCGGACATGGTGGTTGCGGTCATTACCAGCCATCGATTAGAAGAACTGGTTTGGATTTGTCGGCCGAATGGAAACATGTCAATGAAGATTCACAG GAAAAAAAAATGGTCATAACAGCCGAAAGAGTTTGGGAAATTCTAAAACACATTACTGACGAGGAGTGCTTCATTATGGGTATGGATCCCAAATATGCTCGCCCCGATTGGATGATTATTACAGTATTGCCCGTACCTCCATTGGCTGTGCGACCTGCCGTTGTGATGTTTGGTGCCGCCAAGAATCAGGACGATTTGACGCACAAACTTTCCGACATCATTAAGGCCAACAATGAATTGCGTAAAAATGAAGGCACCGGTGCTGCAGCTCATGTCATTATGGAGAACATTAAGATGTTACAGTTCCATGTGGCTACACTCGTTGACAATGACATGCCCGGTATGCCAAGAGCCATGCAAAAGTCCGGCAAACCTCTAAAAGCCATCAAATCACGTCTAAAGGGTAAAGAAGGTCGTATTCGTGGTAATTTGATGGGAAAGCGTGTTGATTTCTCAGCACGTACTGTCATCACACCCGATCCCAATTTACGTATTGACCAGGTCGGTGTACCCCGATCCATTGCACAGAATTTAACATTTCCCGAATTGGTGACGCCCTTCAACATTGATCGTATGCAGGAATTGGTCAGACGTGGTAACTCACAGTATCCGGGCGCCAAATATATTGTACGTGACAATGGCGAACGTATCGATTTGCGTTTCCATCCCAAACCCTCAGATTTACATTTACAATGCGGCTACAAAGTGGAGAGACATTTACGTGACGATGATTTGGTTATTTTCAATCGTCAGCCCACTTTGCACAAGATGAGTATGATGGGTCATCGTGTTAAGGTTTTGCCTTGGTCTACATTCCGTATGAACTTGTCGTGTACCTCACCCTACAATGCTGATTTTGATGGTGACGAAATGAATTTGCACGTGCCACAGTCTATGGAGACGAGAGCTGAAGTTGAGAATATTCACGTTACTCCGCGTCAGATTATTACACCTCAG GCCAACAAACCCGTCATGGGTATTGTGCAGGACACACTGACAGCCGTTCGTAAAATGACAAAACGAGATGTCTTCATCACGCGCGAACAAGTCATGAACTTGCTTATGTTCTTGCCCACTTGGGATGGCAAAATGCCACAGCCGTGTATTTTGAAACCCATGCCCCTGTGGACTGGCAAACAGATATTCACTCTCATCATTCCCGGCAACGTAAACATGATACGTACTCACTCCACACATCCGGATGACGAAGATGAAGGCCCCTACAAATGGATATCACCCGGTGACACCAAGGTAATGGTAGAACACGGTGAATTGATTATGGGTATTTTGTGTAAGAAGACCCTGGGTACTTCAGCCGGTTCACTGCTGCATATTGTGTTCTTGGAATTGGGTCACGAGATTGCCGGCCGTTTCTACGGTAACATTCAGACTGTCATTAACAACTGGTTGCTGCTGGAGGGTCACAGTATCGGTATTGGTGACACAATTGCCGATCCTCAGACCTATAATGAAATTCAGATGGCCATTAAGAAAGCCAAAGACGATGTCATCAACGTTATTCAGAAGGCTCACAACATGGAGCTGGAACCCACGCCCGGTAATACTTTGCGTCAGACTTTCGAGAATCAGGTAAATCGTATTTTGAACGATGCTCGTGACAAGACTGGTGGTTCCGCTAAGAAGTCTCTTACTGAATACAACAATCTAAAGGCTATGGTGGTGTCTGGTTCGAAGGGTTCCAACATTAATATTTCCCAGGTTATTGCTTGTGTGGGTCAACAGAACGTAGAAGGTAAACGTATTCCATATGGTTTCCGCAAGCGTACTCTGCCACATTTCATCAAAGACGATTACGGTCCTGAGTCCAGAGGTTTCGTTGAAAATTCATATCTGGCCGGTTTGACTCCTTCCGAGTTCTATTTCCACGCTATGGGTGGTCGTGAAGGTCTTATTGATACTGCTGTAAAGACTGCTGAAACTGGTTATATCCAGCGTCGTCTTATAAAGGCTATGGAGTCGGTAATGGTAAATTATGATGGTACAGTGCGTAACTCTGTGGGTCAGCTTATTCAGTTGCGTTACGGTGAGGACGGTTTGGCTGGTGAAACGGTAGAGTTTCAGAATTTGCCCACCGTCAAGTTGTCGAACAAATCGTTTGAAAAACGCTTTAAATTTGATTGGTCCAATGAGCGCTATATGCGCAAGGTCTTTACGGATGAGGTGATCAAGGATTTGAGTGAGAGTGGCAATGCTTTACCCCAACTGGAAGTAGAATGGGAACAATTGTGTCGCGATCGTGAAGCTTTAAGAGAAATTTTCCCCAATGGCGATTCAAAGGTTGTATTGCCTTGTAATCTACAAAGAATGATTTGGAATGTGCAAAAGATTTTCCACATAAACAAAAGAATGCCCACTGATTTGTCGCCCTTGAGAGTAATAAACGGTGTACGAGATCTATTGCAACGTTGTGTCATTGTGGTGGGTAACGATCATCTCTCCAAGCAGGCCAACGAGAACGCCACTCTGTTGTTCCAGTGTTTGGTACGCTCCACTTTGTGCACCAAATATGTGGCCGAAGAATTCCGTTTGTCCGCCGAGGCCTTTGAGTGGTTGATAGGAGAAATCGAGACGAGATTCCAACAGGCTCAAGCCAATCCCGGTGAAATGGTGGGTGCCTTGGCTGCCCAGAGTTTGGGTGAACCTGCCACACAGATGACACTCAACACTTTCCATTTTGCTGGTGTATCCTCCAAGAACGTAACCCTGGGTGTACCTCGTCTTAAGgaaattatcaatatttccaAGAAACCCAAAGCTCCTTCCCTAACGGTCTTCTTGACGGGAGGTGCTGCCCGTGATGCTGAGAAAGCCAAGAATGTGCTGTGTCGTTTGGAACACACCACTTTGCGTAAGGTGACAGCCAATACCGCCATCTACTATGATCCCGATCCTCAACGCACCGTCATAGCCGAGGATCAAGAATTCGTCAATGTCTACTATGAAATGCCCGATTTTGATCCCACGCGCATTTCACCCTGGCTGCTGCGTATTGAACTCGATCGCAAGAGAATGACAGATAAGAAATTGACCATGGAACAGATTGCCGAAAAGATTAATGCCGGTTTCGGTGACGATCTCAATTGTATTTTCAACGATGACAATGCTGACAAATTGGTTTTGCGTATACGTATCATGAACAATGAGGAGAACAAGTTCCAAGACGAAGAAGAGGCGGTAGACAAAATGGAAGATGACATGTTCTTGCGTTGCATTGAGGCCAACATGTTGTCGGACATGACACTGCAGGGCATTGAAGCCATTGGCAAAGTGTACATGCATTTGCCACAAACGGACAGTAAGAAACGTATAATCATCACAGATACGGGTGAATTCAAGGCCATTGGTGAATGGTTGCTGGAAACTGATGGTACCTCCATGATGAAGGTCCTCTCCGAACGTGACGTCGATCCGGTGCGTACGTCGTCCAACGATATTTGTGAAATTTTCCAAGTACTGGGCATAGAGGCTGTGCGTAAGTCTGTGGAAAAGGAAATGAACGCTGTGCTGCAGTTCTACGGTCTGTATGTAAACTATCGTCATTTGGCCTTGTTGTGTGACGTAATGACAGCCAAGGGCCATTTGATGGCCATCACACGTCACGGTATCAATAGACAGGATACTGGTGCTCTTATGAGATGTTCCTTTGAAGAAACCGTCGATGTGTTGTTGGATGCCTCAGCTCATGCTGAAACTGATCCTATGAGAGGTGTATCTGAGAATATTATTATGGGTCAATTGCCCAAAATGGGTACAG GTTGTTTTGATTTGTTGCTGGATGCTGAGAAGTGTCGTTATGGTATTGAAATTGCCAACACTATGGGTTCCAGCATGTTGGGCGGTTCGGGCATGTTCTTTGGCGCAGTGGCAACACCTAGTATGTCACCTCCACGAACACCCTGGATACAGTGTGGTACTCCTAAATATTTATCACCTTCAGGACAAA TGAGTGGTATGACACCAGGTGGACCCAGCTTTTCGCCCTCGGCAGCTTCTGAAGCTTCGGGTATGTCACCCATATGGTCTCCCGCCCATCCTGGCTCATCACCATCATCTCCCGGACCGGCGATGTCACCCTTCCTTTCGCCCTCACCCAATGTATCGCCACCCTCGTACTCGCCTACAAGTCCCAACTATACGGCTTCATCGCCGGGCGGTGCTTCACCCAGCTACTCGCCACTCAGTCCGAACTATTCACCCACCAGTCCAGTTTATGCATCCAGCTCATCACCCCGGTACTCTTCAACCACGCCCAATTTCAATCCACAATCCACAGGGTATCTACCCTCAACCAGTGGTTATTCACCATCGTCTCCCGTATATTCGCCCACCTCGAATTTCCAATCTTCAAGTCCCTCGTATACGGGCAGCGGCTCAAATATGTATTCACCAGCCAGTGCATATTCACCGACTTCTTCGAATTATTCACCCAATTCTCCTTCTTATTCGCCAACATCTCCTTCATACTCACCTTCAAGTCCTTCGTATTCACCATCATCTCCTTGTTACTCACCAACATCACCCTCTTATTCTCCGTCATCACCCACTTATACTCCGGTAACACCTTCGTATTCACCGTCTTCACCCAATTGTTCGGCTTCGCCGCACTATTCTCCGGCCTCGCCGGCTTATTCCCAAACCGGGGTCAAATATTCTCCAACATCACCCAAATATTCACCACCCTCACCCTCGTACGATGGTTCACCGGGTTCGCCGCAATACACACCCGGCTCACCACAATACTCTCCAGCTTCACCCAAATATTCGCCAACTTCTCCATTGTATTCGCCGGCTTCACCACAACATTCGCCAGCCAATCAATACAGTCCTACTGGCTCCAGTTACTCGGCCACTTCGCCCCGTTACTCGCCCAACATGTCCATCTACTCGCCCAGTAGCACAAAATATTCCCCCTCGTCTCCACCAACCTACACACCAACACGCAACTACTCTCCAGCATCGCCTATGTACTCGCCCACGGCGCCCTCACATGGTTATTCACCAACTAGTCCGGCCTATTCGCCCAGTAGTCCCAACTACGAAGAAAGTGACGATTAA